A DNA window from Jaculus jaculus isolate mJacJac1 chromosome 1, mJacJac1.mat.Y.cur, whole genome shotgun sequence contains the following coding sequences:
- the Cdh5 gene encoding cadherin-5 gives MPRLTVLVTALSTCLGLLAVTATAGPDPLQLDTPNRQLAHRRQKRDWIWNQMHIDEEKNSSLPHYVGKIKSSVVRKNAKYVLQGDSAGKVFRVNAETGDVYAFERLDREKISEYHLTALIVDKDTNRNLEPPSSFTIKVHDVNDHWPVFTRKLFNASVPEMSPIGTSVTRVTAVDADDPTVADHTTITYQVLKGEEHFAIDNSGLIFTMDKNLDREMKSTYEIVIEARDAQGLRGESSTATVLVTLKDINDNFPIFTKSTYIFTVPEDIRVGTPLGSLTVEDPDEPENRKTRYSIVQGEYRDTFAIETDSNRNEGHIKPMKPLDYELIQQYTFSIEATDPTVKLGYLSNTLGRNKARIIINVTDVDEPPVFQKPFYHFQLQENQKKPLIGSVMAKDPDQARRNIRYSIRKTSDKGQFFRITKQGDIYNEKELDREIYPWYNLTVEANELDNKGIPTGKESIVQVYIQVLDENDNAPEFAEPYEPQVCENAAQGQLVLKISATDKDITPQNVKFKFALRSEDSNFTLTDNHDNTASIKVKYGQFDRELAKVHYLPMLISDNGTPSLTGTGTLTVVVCKCNEQGEFTFCEELAAQAGVSIQALVAIFLCILTITVIVLLIVLRRRLRKQARAHGKSVPEIHEQLVTYDEEGGGEMDTTSYDVSVLNSVRHGAAKPPRPALDARPPACAQMQKPLRLEPAVHGGPGEMATMIEVKKDEADHDGGGPPYDTLHIYGYEGSESIAESLSSLGTGSSDSDMDYDLLNDWGPRFKMLAELYGSDPRTEMMF, from the exons ATGCCGAGGCTCACAGTGCTCGTCACTGCTCTGAGCACCTGCCTGGGCCTGCTGGCAGTGACAGCAACCGCAGGCCCAGATCCTCTCCAATTGGACACTCCCAACAGGCAGCTTGCTCACCGGCGCCAGAAGAGAGACTGGATTtggaaccagatgcacatagatgAAGAAAAAAACAGCTCACTGCCCCATTATGTGGGCAAG ATCAAGTCAAGTGTGGTTCGCAAGAATGCCAAGTACGTGCTCCAAGGAGACTCAGCTGGCAAGGTCTTCAGGGTCAATGCGGAAACAGGGGATGTGTATGCCTTTGAGAGGCTGGACCGGGAGAAGATCTCTGAGTATCACCTCACGGCCCTCATTGTGGACAAAGACACCAACAGAAACCTAGAGCCACCTTCCAGCTTCACAATCAAAGTTCATGATGTAAATGACCACTGGCCTGTGTTTACACGCAAGCTGTTCAATGCGTCTGTGCCTGAGATGTCACCTATAG GGACCTCGGTCACCCGTGTGACAGCAGTGGATGCAGATGATCCCACTGTGGCCGACCACACCACCATCACGTACCAAGTCCTCAAAGGAGAAGAGCATTTTGCAATCGATAATTCTG GTCTCATTTTCACGATGGACAAAAACTTGGACCGAGAGATGAAGTCCACATACGAGATTGTGATAGAAGCAAGAGATGCCCAGGGCCTGCGAGGGGAATCAAGCACGGCCACCGTGCTGGTCACTCTGAAAGACATCAATGACAACTTCCCCATCTTCACCAAGT CCACATACATATTTACGGTGCCTGAAGATATCCGTGTGGGCACTCCCCTGGGCTCTCTCACTGTTGAGGACCCAGATGAGCCCGAGAACCGGAAGACCAGATACAGCATCGTGCAGGGCGAGTACAGGGATACCTTCGCCATTGAGACAGACTCCAACCGCAACGAGGGGCACATCAAGCCCATGAAG CCTCTGGACTACGAACTCATCCAACAATACACGTTCTCCATAGAAGCCACAGACCCGACAGTCAAACTTGGTTACCTGAGCAACACCTTGGGAAGAAACAAGGCCCGCATCATCATCAACGTCACAGACGTGGATGAGCCCCCTGTCTTCCAGAAGCCCTTCTACCACTTCCAGCTCCAGGAAAACCAGAAGAAACCTCTGATTGGCTCTGTGATGGCCAAAGACCCTGACCAGGCCCGGCGCAACATCAG GTACTCTATCCGCAAGACCAGTGACAAAGGCCAGTTCTTCCGAATAACCAAACAGGGGGATATTTATAATGAAAAAGAGCTGGACAGAGAAATCTACCCCTGGTATAACCTGACTGTGGAAGCCAATGAGCTGGATAATAAAG GTATCCCCACAGGCAAAGAATCCATTGTGCAGGTCTACATCCAAGTTTTGGATGAGAATGACAATGCTCCAGAATTTGCTGAGCCCTATGAGCCCCAAGTGTGTGAGAATGCTGCCCAGGGCCAG CTGGTGCTGAAGATCTCTGCAACAGACAAGGATATAACACCACAAAATGTCAAGTTCAAGTTCGCCCTGCGATCTGAGGACAGCAACTTCACCCTCACGGATAATCATG ATAACACCGCCAGCATCAAGGTCAAGTATGGGCAGTTTGATCGGGAGCTCGCTAAGGTCCACTACCTGCCCATGCTCATCTCCGACAATGGGACGCCCAGCCTGACCGGCACCGGCACGCTGACGGTGGTCGTGTGCAAGTGCAACGAGCAGGGCGAGTTCACCTTCTGTGAGGAGCTGGCGGCCCAGGCCGGAGTCAGCATCCAGGCGCTGGTGGCCATTTTCCTCTGCATCCTCACCATCACAG TCATCGTCCTGCTCATCGTGCTGCGGAGGCGGCTCCGGAAGCAGGCGCGCGCGCACGGCAAGAGCGTGCCCGAGATCCACGAGCAGCTGGTGACCTACGACGAGGAGGGCGGCGGCGAGATGGACACCACCAGCTACGACGTGTCGGTGCTCAACTCGGTGCGCCACGGGGCCGCGAAGCCCCCGAGGCCCGCGCTGGACGCCCGGCCGCCCGCGTGCGCCCAGATGCAGAAGCCGCTGAGGCTGGAGCCTGCCGTCCACGgcgggcctggggagatggccacCATGATCGAGGTGAAGAAGGACGAGGCCGACCACGACGGCGGCGGGCCCCCCTACGACACGCTGCACATCTACGGGTACGAGGGCTCCGAGTCCATCGCGGAGTCACTCAGCTCACTGGGCACGGGCTCCTCTGACTCGGACATGGACTATGACCTTCTCAACGACTGGGGGCCCCGGTTCAAGATGTTGGCTGAGCTGTACGGCTCCGACCCCCGAACGGAGATGATGTTCTAG